CGAGGTGAAGGTGGTGTCCGCACACCGCACCCCTGATCTGCTGTTTCAGTACGCCGACGAGGCCGCCGGCCGCGGTATAGAAGTCATCATTGCCGGGGCCGGAGGTGCTGCCCACCTGCCAGGCATGTGTGCTGCCAAGACGCATCTGCCGGTTCTCGGCGTGCCCGTTCAGTCGTCCATGCTCTCGGGTGTCGACTCGCTGCTGTCCATCGTGCAGATGCCCGCCGGCGTACCGGTGGCGACGCTGGCGATCGGCAAGGCCGGTGCCATCAACGCTGCGCTGCTGTCGGCGAGCATCCTTGGCGCCAAGCATCCGCAGTTCCACCAGGCACTGAAGGACTTCCGCACCCGCCAGACCGATACGGTGCTGGACAACCCCGACCCGCGTCAGGCCTGAGGAATCGAACCATGAAGATCGGCGTCATTGGTGGCGGTCAACTCGGCCGCATGCTCGCCCTGGCGGGCACTCCGCTCGGCCAGCAGTTCGCTTTCCTCGACCCGGCCCCTGATGCCTGCGCTCAGGCGCTGGGTGAACACATCAGGGCCGACTACAGCGACCGCGACCATCTGCGCCAGCTGGCTGATGAAGTCGACGTGGTGACCTTCGAGTTCGAGAGTGTACCGGCTGATACCGTCGCCTTTCTCTCGCAGTTCGTGCCCGTTTACCCCAACGCCGAGTCGCTGCGAATCGCGCGCGATCGCTGGTTTGAAAAGTCGATGTTCCAGGAGCTGGGCATCCCGACTCCGGAATTCGCCGACATCCAGTCCCAGGACAACCTCGAGCTGGCGGTCAAGCGCATCGGTCTGCCTGCGGTCATGAAGACCCGCACTCTGGGCTATGACGGTAAGGGGCAGAAGGTACTGCGCACACCGGAAGATGTGCATGGTGCCTTCGCCGAGCTGGGCAGCGTGCCCTGTCTGCTGGAGGGCTTCGTGCCCTTCACCGGCGAAGTGTCGCTGATTGCCGTACGCGCCCAGGACGGCCAGACGCGATTCTATCCGCTGGTACACAATACCCATGAGCAGGGCATCCTGCGCCTGTCGGTAGCCAGCACCTGCCACCCGCTTCAGGCGCTGGCGGAAGATTACGCCAGCCGGGTTCTCGGCCGGCTCGACTACGTAGGTGTGCTGGCCTTCGAGTTCTTCGAAATCGACGGCGGGCTCAAGGCCAACGAAATCGCTCCCCGGGTTCATAATTCCGGGCACTGGACCATCGAAGGGGCCGAGTGCAGCCAGTTCGAAAATCATCTTCGGGCCATCGCCGGCCTGCCGCTGGGCTCTACCGCCAAGGTGGGTGAAAGCGCGATGCTCAACTTCATTGGCCAAGTGCCGCCAGTCGCCGACGTCACCGGCATTGCCGACTGTCATCTGCACCACTACGGCAAGGCGTTCAAGACAGGCCGCAAGGTCGGCCATGCTACGCTGCGCTGCAACGATGCAGCCTCCCTTCAAGCGCGTATTGCCGAGCTCCAGGCGCTGATCGAACGTCACTGACGATGCGATGGGTTGCACCTCGCCGGGCTTGCCGGCGAGGTTCGAATCGTCGAGCATAGCGCTCGTTAACTGCCCGATCCGGGCGACCCGGGTACTGCCTGCTTCCACTCCCCCCGACGGTGTACCATGCGAATCATCCGCTTTGCGCTGCTGATGCTGTTCTCCGGTCTGGTGTATGCAGCGCCCACCGAGGTCGACTGGCTGGACCTGCTCCCCGAAGAGGACTATCAGGCGATGCTCGATATGCCCGAGATCGGCCACGACGGCGGCGAGGAACTGCCCGGCGACTTCACCGCGAGCATGCGTCAGCGTGATGACTCGCTGCCCGAGGTCATGTATTCGCGGCGGGTGGTGCAGACTTTCGACGGCAAGCAGGTCGAAATCGGTGGCTATCCGGTGCCTCTGGAGACCAACGAAGCGGGTGCATACACGCTTTTCTTCCTGGTGCCGTACGCAGGCGCCTGCATCCATGTGCCACCGCCGCCGCCGAATCAGATCATCGTGGTGGAGTATCCCCGGGGAATGCGCATCGACGACATATACATCCCTCTGTCGGTGACCGGCACGCTACGGGTGGATCAGACCAGCAACGAACTGGCCGATGCCAGTTACAGTCTCGTCGCTGACGACGTCACACCCTACGAAGGCGAATAACCGCTTACACTTTCACCCAGCCGGGCGATTCGATTGTCATATCGAACCGGTATGCTGTCGTCGTGTTATCACCGAAGCATGGAGTCAGAATGGAAACGCTCTTGGGCCTGATAGCCCTGACCATCGTCGTCGTGGTGTACCTGCGGCGCTGGTTGTTGAAAAAGGATATTCCTCAGCAGCAGACCACCGCTTTTCATGGTGAGCTGTTCCAGATTGGCGAAGCGTGCCTGGCACGCCACACAGTTGAGAACCCCAGCACCACCGTGGTCGTCGTGCACGGCTTCGTTGAGAATTTCATGTACTTTTCCGCGCATTACAGCGATCCCGGTATCGAACTTATCAAGCTGACATGCGCGGACTATCACGTCCCGGTGGCCAGACCGGTCTATACGAAGGTGGACTGGGCCAGGGCGCCGGACTACATCGCAGGAACCATCGCGTACGATGCGGCCGTGCTCAATCTGGCACTGGAGCATCTCGTCAGCACGCGTCAGGTGCGCGTACACGGCCATTCCCGAGGAGGCGCGGTCACGCTGGAAGCTGCCCGTCAGCGGCCGGACCTGTTCCAGTCCGTGGAGGTCGTCCTTGAGGCGCCAGTGCTCCCGCAAGGCAAGCCCTATCGCCCGCTACCGGCACTGGCTCGCTGGCTGTTCCCGTTCTTTCTGGCGCTATGGCAGCAGCAGCCAATCTCCGAGCGCAACCGCGCGGTGTGGGGTTCGCTGGACAACCCCCGCAAACGCGAGCTCATCTGGGGCTTTCCGTTCAACGCCAGGCATTGCACCACCCTGGTTACCAATATCCATGACATGAACAGCTGGATGACCGAGACAGGAACCGACATCTACCGCTGCGTGCAGCGCGGTGCGGTGATCGTGCCAAGCCGGGACAAGGTGCTCGATCCACGCGCAATGCTCGCCAGTGCGCGCCAGGCAGAGAACCTGCAGATCATCGAGACCCAGGATTGCAGCCACTTCGTCATCCTGGACCAGCCCGAAGCCATTCCGCCGTTGCAGCATGGTTGAGCGGCTGTACACCTTCGAACCGGTCGGCGTCGTCCGGTCCTGCTTCGCCGAGAAATTCGCCATTCCGCGGCAACCCCGCCTGGCACCCGCCGCGCGGGGCGTGGTTGAACTGCTTCCCCCCTATGATCAGCCAGAAGCACTGGACGGTCTGGAACAGGCCTCACACCTGTGGCTGCTCTTCGTATTCCATGCAGCGCCCAGCGGCCCCGATCACCTGCGTGTACGCCCGCCGCGCCTGGGAGGTAATCGCCGGATCGGCGTCTTCGCCAGCCGGGCCACGCACCGTCCCAATCCCATCGGTCAGTCGGTGGTGCGGCTCGACGCCGTCGCTGGCGGCCGTCTGCATGTGTCGGGCATTGATCTGCTGGACGGCACACCAGTGCTCGACATCAAACCTTACGTGCCCTACGCCGATCTGGTGGCCGATGCGCACTACGGCCTCGC
Above is a window of Halopseudomonas nanhaiensis DNA encoding:
- a CDS encoding 5-(carboxyamino)imidazole ribonucleotide synthase — protein: MKIGVIGGGQLGRMLALAGTPLGQQFAFLDPAPDACAQALGEHIRADYSDRDHLRQLADEVDVVTFEFESVPADTVAFLSQFVPVYPNAESLRIARDRWFEKSMFQELGIPTPEFADIQSQDNLELAVKRIGLPAVMKTRTLGYDGKGQKVLRTPEDVHGAFAELGSVPCLLEGFVPFTGEVSLIAVRAQDGQTRFYPLVHNTHEQGILRLSVASTCHPLQALAEDYASRVLGRLDYVGVLAFEFFEIDGGLKANEIAPRVHNSGHWTIEGAECSQFENHLRAIAGLPLGSTAKVGESAMLNFIGQVPPVADVTGIADCHLHHYGKAFKTGRKVGHATLRCNDAASLQARIAELQALIERH
- a CDS encoding alpha/beta fold hydrolase; this translates as METLLGLIALTIVVVVYLRRWLLKKDIPQQQTTAFHGELFQIGEACLARHTVENPSTTVVVVHGFVENFMYFSAHYSDPGIELIKLTCADYHVPVARPVYTKVDWARAPDYIAGTIAYDAAVLNLALEHLVSTRQVRVHGHSRGGAVTLEAARQRPDLFQSVEVVLEAPVLPQGKPYRPLPALARWLFPFFLALWQQQPISERNRAVWGSLDNPRKRELIWGFPFNARHCTTLVTNIHDMNSWMTETGTDIYRCVQRGAVIVPSRDKVLDPRAMLASARQAENLQIIETQDCSHFVILDQPEAIPPLQHG
- the tsaA gene encoding tRNA (N6-threonylcarbamoyladenosine(37)-N6)-methyltransferase TrmO — translated: MVERLYTFEPVGVVRSCFAEKFAIPRQPRLAPAARGVVELLPPYDQPEALDGLEQASHLWLLFVFHAAPSGPDHLRVRPPRLGGNRRIGVFASRATHRPNPIGQSVVRLDAVAGGRLHVSGIDLLDGTPVLDIKPYVPYADLVADAHYGLAEAAPRLLSVRWQGEALEAARIHGQRLGEPVLELIEQCLAQDPKPAYQRPAPDREYGVRLWDLNVRWHYPDAGQICVLAVSKV
- the purE gene encoding 5-(carboxyamino)imidazole ribonucleotide mutase, translating into MTALVGVIMGSKSDWSTLSHTADMLDQLGIPHEVKVVSAHRTPDLLFQYADEAAGRGIEVIIAGAGGAAHLPGMCAAKTHLPVLGVPVQSSMLSGVDSLLSIVQMPAGVPVATLAIGKAGAINAALLSASILGAKHPQFHQALKDFRTRQTDTVLDNPDPRQA
- a CDS encoding DUF3299 domain-containing protein, with translation MRIIRFALLMLFSGLVYAAPTEVDWLDLLPEEDYQAMLDMPEIGHDGGEELPGDFTASMRQRDDSLPEVMYSRRVVQTFDGKQVEIGGYPVPLETNEAGAYTLFFLVPYAGACIHVPPPPPNQIIVVEYPRGMRIDDIYIPLSVTGTLRVDQTSNELADASYSLVADDVTPYEGE